AACTTCGCCAACGACATCGACATCTACCGGGCCTGGGCCGAGCTGCTGGTCCGCAATCAGACCGAACTGGCCGCCGACCGCCGCTACCACTGCTGTTACGCCAGCCGCAAGCACCACCTGCGCTACCGCCACTCCCACGCCGACATTCTGACGCGCTACGGCGGGCAGATGCTCATGGTGGAAACCGTCCCCGGCGTTTTCAGCAGCGCCCTCGGGGACATCGGCTACATCTTCCGCTCGCCGCAGCTGGCGGTGATCGAGGAGATCATCGCCTTTATCCACGCCATCGAGTTTTGACAGACCACGGGAGAATGGGATGCAGGTGGAGTATCACAGCTGGTGGAGCCGGCACCTGGAACGCGAGATGGCGCTCAAGGTCTACGGCCACTGGGGGGAACCCCTGGTCGTCTTCCCCTGCTCGCGGGGCCGCTTTTTCGACTACGAGGGCATGGGAATGATCGCGGCCGTGGCGGGCTTCATCGAAGCGGGCAAGATCAAACTGTTCACCGTGGACAGCATCGACGCCGAATCCTGGTACGATTTCAGCGTGCCGCCGGCGGTCCGCAACGCCCGCCACGAGGCCTACGAGCGCTATGTGGTGGAGGAGGTCGTGGCCTTCATCCGGGACCACTGCCGCGGCGGCCCGCAGCTGCGCCCCATGACCAACGGCTGCAGCATGGGCGCCTATCACGCGGTCAACTTTTTTCTGAAACACCCCGAGAGCTTCGGCGGCACCATCGCATTGAGCGGCCTCTACCGCCTGGAGCGCAGCGAGTTCAAGCTGGGCCCAGGTGATATGGCGGCGGTCTATTTCAACAGCCCGCTGAGCTACCTGCCGGGCCTGGAGGATCCGAACTATCTGCGGCGCTACCGCGACAGCCGCATCATGGTCTGCGCCGGCCAGGGGGCCTGGGACGAAGAGGCCCTGGCAGACACCCGCGAACTGGACGCTCTTTTGCGGGCCA
The genomic region above belongs to Desulfobacteraceae bacterium and contains:
- a CDS encoding transposase; its protein translation is MQVEYHSWWSRHLEREMALKVYGHWGEPLVVFPCSRGRFFDYEGMGMIAAVAGFIEAGKIKLFTVDSIDAESWYDFSVPPAVRNARHEAYERYVVEEVVAFIRDHCRGGPQLRPMTNGCSMGAYHAVNFFLKHPESFGGTIALSGLYRLERSEFKLGPGDMAAVYFNSPLSYLPGLEDPNYLRRYRDSRIMVCAGQGAWDEEALADTRELDALLRAKGVPARVEYWGHDVNHDWPWWFRQMNHFLGLLYG